The stretch of DNA TCGCGCACCGAGTCGCGGGCGATCCGCACCGGCTCCGGGGGCAGGGGGACGCGGAGCTCGCCCGCGGCCTCGTACGCCGCCTCGACGTGGCCGGCCAGCAGCAGCCGCACCACCGCGCGGCGCAGCGTCAGCTCGGCGACCGTCACGTCCTTGGTCGGCTGCTCGACGCCGAGGGTGAGCAGGGTGAGTGCGACAGCCAGGATCTGGCGGCCGGTGGTGTCCGGCCCGCTGGTGCGCTCCAGCAGCCCGACCGTCAGGAAGCCCCTGACGCGCTTGGCGACACCGAGCGCGTGCACCTCGACGTGCCCTGAGTCGGTGAGGATCGAGGAGCTGCTGGGCAGCGTCCGGCCGCGCAGCCGGGCCAGCTCCGGCGCCAGGTCCAGATGGGGCACCGGTCCCGCGCTGTGCAGGACCGAGCCGTCCGCCGCGGCCAGCACCGCCCACGCGCCGGGCCCGAGGCCCCGCACGAGCGAGCGCACCAGCGAGCGCTGCGGTTCATGGGCCAGCGCCGACTTCACCAGGTCCTGCTGGGTCCGGTACCCCTCGGTGATCGCGCGGTACTCCTCGGCCGCCAGCGCCTTGGACACCGACTTCGCGATCGCGATGAACGGCGTCGCCTTCGGGACCTCCAGCACTGGCAGGCCGTGCGCCGAGGCGGCGGCGGCGAAGCGCTCGGGCACCGCCGCGTTGTTCAGCCCGACGCCGAACCCCAGGCCCGCGACCCCGGCCCGCACCAGTCCCGACAGGAAGGCCTCCAGGTCGAAGCCCGGGTCGGCCAGGCGCAGCCCGGTGGTCAGCAGCAGCTCGCCGCCCTCCAGGAACGGCGCCGGGTCGTTCAGCTCCGTGGTGTGCACCCAGCGCACCTCGCGCGAGGTGTCCCCGGCCGGCCCCTCGGTGGTGAGCAGACGCAGGCCCAGAGGTCGGTCGGCGAGCAGGGAGGCGATCGTCGGGGGCACAGCCCCAGCCTACGTCGCCGGTCCCGACCGGCATCGCCGCTGATCGCCCATCGAACAACGGTGCGCGCGCCCCGTACTATGAAGCACGCCATGACGACCACCACCACGCCGGCCGACGCCGTCCCCGCCGCAGAGGCGCCGCTGCTCCTCACCACCGAGGCGCCGCGCACTCTGTCCTTCAGCGACCAGGCCGCGTTCTGGGCGAACCTGGGCGTCAGCCTGATCGGGTTCTCCTCGGCCGCGGTGGTCCTGATCCCCACCGGCTACTCGCCGCTTCCCGTCCCGGCCTCGCTGCTGGCCCTCGCGCTGGGCACGGTCGCCGGCATGGTGATGACCGCGCTGGCCGGAGTCGTCGGCACCCGCACCGGCGCGCCGTCGATGGCGGTGCTGCGCGGGCTGTTCGGCACCAAGCTGTCCTGGCTGCCGAGCCTGGCGAACATCTTCCAGCTCATCGGCTGGGGCGTGTACGAGATCACGGTTATCGCCGAGGGCGTGTACGCCATGCCCCACACCCACGTGATCCCGCGCCCGCTGGTGGTGCTCGCCGCCGGGGCGCTGTGCACGTCGATGGCGATCTGGCCGTTGTCGGTGCTGCGCGTTCTGCGCAAGTACGTGACCGGCGCGGTCGCGGTGGCCATGCTCTACTTCACGGTCCAGCTGCTGCGGAACCCGATCCCGCACCAGACCGGCACCTCCTGGAGCGGATTCTTCCCGGCCGTGGACGCCGCGCTGGCACTGTCGGTGTCCTTCCTGCCGATGGCCGCCGACTACATGCGGCACGCCCGCAGCTCCCGCCAGGCCGGCGGCGCGGCCGTGCTGGGCTACAGCATCACGCAGTTCTGGTGCTACGCGATCGGCATCGTGGCGCTGTTGCAGGCCCCGAACGCCGACGTCTTCCACACCATGCTCGGCGTGACCGCCGGCTGGCTCTTCTTCCTGGTCCTGGTGCTGCGCGAGTCGGACCAGTCCTTCGCGAACGTGTACTCCACGGCGATGTCGATCCAGAACCTGCTGCCCCGGGTGGACCGGCGGATCCTGGCCGGCGGGGTCGGCGTGCTGGTGACGGTGATCGCGCTGTTCGTCCACGACCTCGGCGGCTTCGCGAACTTCCTGGGGCTGATCGGCTCGGTCTTCGTGCCGCTGGCCGCGGTGCTCGGCGTCGACTACTTCCTGGGCCGGGGCCGCCAGGGCCGCTGGGACCTGTCCGAGCACTCCCCGGCGCGGCCGGCGATGCTGCTGCCGTGGGCCCTCGGCTTCGTGGTCTACCAGGTGCTGAACCCGGGCTCGGTGGACTGGTGGGCGCACGGCTGGATGCACGTCCAGGACTGGGTCCACGTGCACCCGGGCTGGTGGGCCTCGGCCTCCCTGTACTCCTTCGCCGCGGCGGCGCTGGCCACCGGCGCGATCGTGGCGCTCGACCGGCGGCGCCCGGCGTGAGCGACGACGACCTCGTCTTCGGCATGGGGGCGGAGTCGGTCGTGCGGCGGGACTGGCCGAGCCTGACCTCGCAGGAGGTCGAGGCGGTGCTCGGCGAGGAGGTCGCCGAGGTCGAGTGGCGCAGTCCGCGTCCGCTGTCGACGACGGCGCGCGTGCGGACCGCCGAGGGCCGCCGGCTGATCGTGAAGCGGCTGCCCATGGCCCTGCGCACCCCCGAGGCCCTGGCCGAGGAGCACGGTTTCATGGACCGCCTGCGCCAGCACGGGGCCCCGGTTCCGAAGGCATGGACGGCCGGCACCGGCGACGGCTTCACCTACGAGGCGCAGGAGATCGGCGACGGCAAGGACCGGTATCAGGGCCAGTTCTCCTGGCAGCCCTACCTCGCCCCGGACCACGTCGGTCTCGCCGGTCACGCTCTGGCCAAACTGCACAGCATCGCCAAGCTCTACGACGCCCCGGCCCGACCCTGGCGCCCCCTCAAAGCCGGCTTCTCGCTGTTCTCCGCACCGGACCCGATCGCCGCGATCGAGCGCGTCGCCGCCGAGCGGCCCGCCCTCGGCGACT from Catenulispora sp. GP43 encodes:
- a CDS encoding phosphotransferase enzyme family protein; translated protein: MSDDDLVFGMGAESVVRRDWPSLTSQEVEAVLGEEVAEVEWRSPRPLSTTARVRTAEGRRLIVKRLPMALRTPEALAEEHGFMDRLRQHGAPVPKAWTAGTGDGFTYEAQEIGDGKDRYQGQFSWQPYLAPDHVGLAGHALAKLHSIAKLYDAPARPWRPLKAGFSLFSAPDPIAAIERVAAERPALGDFLAARDWRADVERLMLPYHERLLPVLDDLEPMWTHGDWHGTNLLWTHDVPTSIFDFGLADRTYAVHDIAVALERFAVDWLAIREGAPGWSEKWPVTWFLRFYQLRRRITPAERQALPLLFPLCHAEYELSEIDYFLSVVPGSSEKNAEIAYRDWFLGHAQWAKSEEGQAFLGLLGGDKPV
- a CDS encoding PucR family transcriptional regulator: MPPTIASLLADRPLGLRLLTTEGPAGDTSREVRWVHTTELNDPAPFLEGGELLLTTGLRLADPGFDLEAFLSGLVRAGVAGLGFGVGLNNAAVPERFAAAASAHGLPVLEVPKATPFIAIAKSVSKALAAEEYRAITEGYRTQQDLVKSALAHEPQRSLVRSLVRGLGPGAWAVLAAADGSVLHSAGPVPHLDLAPELARLRGRTLPSSSSILTDSGHVEVHALGVAKRVRGFLTVGLLERTSGPDTTGRQILAVALTLLTLGVEQPTKDVTVAELTLRRAVVRLLLAGHVEAAYEAAGELRVPLPPEPVRIARDSVRDEAVSDREFVLEEDGERVLVAPADFEGFAGGVSDAIGYADFGRAYRQAGEALATARKTGRPAVYYAESGSGIAALFADQGVRDFAAAALRPLVEADRSELVPTLRAWLAHNGQWDSAAAELGVHRHTVRARIARAGELLGKDLTAADSADARMELWLALRVREEQ
- a CDS encoding cytosine permease, with product MTTTTTPADAVPAAEAPLLLTTEAPRTLSFSDQAAFWANLGVSLIGFSSAAVVLIPTGYSPLPVPASLLALALGTVAGMVMTALAGVVGTRTGAPSMAVLRGLFGTKLSWLPSLANIFQLIGWGVYEITVIAEGVYAMPHTHVIPRPLVVLAAGALCTSMAIWPLSVLRVLRKYVTGAVAVAMLYFTVQLLRNPIPHQTGTSWSGFFPAVDAALALSVSFLPMAADYMRHARSSRQAGGAAVLGYSITQFWCYAIGIVALLQAPNADVFHTMLGVTAGWLFFLVLVLRESDQSFANVYSTAMSIQNLLPRVDRRILAGGVGVLVTVIALFVHDLGGFANFLGLIGSVFVPLAAVLGVDYFLGRGRQGRWDLSEHSPARPAMLLPWALGFVVYQVLNPGSVDWWAHGWMHVQDWVHVHPGWWASASLYSFAAAALATGAIVALDRRRPA